The genomic region CTAAAGGTGTTGAGGTTTGTCACGAGAAGACAGCTAATATGGATGGGTTGTCTGGCTTGTTTTTTCCCTACAGTGAGTTCCAGCAGCAACTTCCTCCCAGTGGAGTTCCTGTTTTACCACCGCAATCAGATCAGGCCTCTCAGCTCTATGAAGCCTATGTGCGCCAGCGCACCTCACAGGATTGGCGCTTCTGGCTTGTATCCACTGGTAGCTGGGGACAGAGCAACTAGGCAGAATGGGGTTGTTAATGTGCAGCAAAGTTTGCAGGGCTTGATGCTGCAAAAATGCCCGGATGAGTCACTAAACAGTGGGTGTGGGGCGGGAGACTTGGCTGCATAGGCTCCTTAACTCCTTTCAACCTGCAGTTTAGTGTGGTGATCAAGCCACTGTTTGAGAGCTACATCCGGACAGTGAGCACAGGCAGCATCAAGGAATTCTGCCAGTCAGTGTTGAGTTGGTTGGAACAACACTGCACCCTGCCCATCTTGCGTCCTGGTATGtttcaaggattttttttcttactgtTAGGAATGTTTCTTCTGCTCCAAAATCTAAGAAACTGCTTTTCTCTCATTTTAAGTGTGATCTCTCATTTTAAGTATAGGTGTCCTGTGTGTCTCTTGTCAGTAATTGAGGAACAGAGAGAAAGCAAGAACCAAAATTGCAGTATATCAATGCTATAGCTGGATGGAGCTTGGAAttcttgacaccccccccccccccgttctttgATCAGCCCTACTGTTTCCCAACACTTTAAGTCTTTGATCCCTTGCATGTCTTGCATCCAAGGTTCTTGGGTTCCCAGGAATGCCTAGGATGTGACTCTGGAATGCTGGGCTGTATAATGTTTTAAAGAGTCTGCCAGATATTCTCAAATAGCTTCTCTGTTCGTGATGCCTGCTCGAGATTCATCAGTATCTTCTCTCTCTCTATGCAGCTATCTCTGGCTCCCTCCTGCAGCTTAGCAAGATTACATCCATACTGACTCAGCCAGCCCGGTTGCCTGAACAAGCTCTGCATGCAGCCTCTTGTCCTCCTCTCTGCAAGGGCAACAGCTAGAATAAAGACTGGGTCCTGTTATACAGCTTCATGCAGCCCCTGACGCTACTGCCAATAGCAGGGGCTCTAACTCAGGAATTCATCTGTCATTCAAACAGGAGCACTAGCTTTTGTGACTATATTGGGGCTAAGAATTCCAAAGAACAGAATCTCTGGGGATTCATGTTGGTGCTGGCCACCTAACTCCCTCTTTGACAGAACAAAGAGTGGACTTGAGACTTCTGGTGGGGGTTGCAGAGGCACAAGGAAACGCACAGATCCACATGTTCCAATTAATCCCTGAGCAGAGGAGGGGGTACCAAACACTGCTTTAGTCCTTGGTTTGAGGTAGGCTACAAGGAGGTTggcatggtttccattttttaaaaaaaaaattccaccagAGGGCAGTGATGTTCTTTGTACAAAGTCTCTCAGTGTCTTTAAGGTACAACTGGATTTTATTTTGTCAGTATTACCCAGGGATTTAGATGACTCAATGCTGTATTCCTCAGTGAATTCGGAAGTTTGTAGCTCACTGTTCCTATTCTCATGACTTGGGCAAATCTCCTATGCTATATGCTAGTAGCAAACTTTACCTATGCAAGCACATTCACGTACACTATTCTAGACGCAGATGATCAGTTTTCCCTATCTTTCACTCCAGAAATACTGTGTAAAGCTGAATAAACCAGaaatccagtggtaccttaaaaactaacatttgTAGGGCTGTGTAGGGTtgtgctttttgtgtgtgtgcatctgcTGGATATCCCAATGAAGGATGGAATCCACTTTCTAGCACAAAATTCACCATCTTGAGAATCTCTGCTTTCAGGGTGGTTTGTAACTGAAATGAAAAGCTTGAAAAACATGAGCAGTGCTTTCATAAAATGGAGCTACCTAGGAGTTTTAATGAGCTAGCACTTTAGTCTATTATTTCTCACGGTTACTATTTACCAACTTTACTGCCTCCAGCCATGTGTTCCTtcagtgacttttttttttatataaaaagctGTAATTTTTTCACTTGCTCTTAAATTATTCGTCTCAGAACTTGGATTATACTGATGTAGAATTTGAAGTTTGTTAGGGCTGAACACAACAGTGTTGACTGCAGATGTACCTTGGGTGTATAGTTCTATTGTGCAGTTTTTGTAGACTTCCTGCTACTGTTAGAACCCTCTGACACTTAATGGTGTGTAGTGGGGGTCTGGGGAAAATACCATTTACACCAGCACTTATCCATGCCCTAGTCCATGCTACTGTGTCCATATGAAAATAGCAGGAGCCTATCTGTATACTTCTGTTCAACTACAATAGAAAGGTGTGCCCATCTCCCAAACTAGAGTTTGTTGGAGTTGATGCCTGCTGGGAAAGAAGGTAACATAACCATACTGTTTCCCACTGCTCCttagtggatagagagaactttttctgccATAGGGGCACCCaaagaagttgatgggcaatatatTCAGGATAAATAACTTCTTTACTTAACAAGTAACTAAATTGTGAAAtttagcatagatggctttaaaagagaattagatagattcatggaggaaaggtccatcaTGGGCTAaccatggtaactaaagggaaactccacattcagaggcaataacCCTTTGAATACCAGTAGTAGgcagcaacatcaggggaagacctTGGCCTCAGTACCATTTTTAGTGGCCTTCTAGGGtgactggccactgtgtgaaacaggatgctggaccagatgaaTTAATGGCCTGATCCAGCACGGCTGTTCTTGTGTTCTTAGAGAATCTCCTGAATTCTTAGTTGTGTTTTTCTGGTGATGCCTTAGTTGCAAAAATGCTCATCCATgtactcccccaccccatcccaccgGACCTGTGCTTGGCATATAGCAGGGAAACTTATCAAAGCTGTGGGAAGTAGTTTTCTTGCAGTCACTAAATTGTGAAACTGTGCACCCATGGCACCtctatgtggggagggggagacaaatGTGGGGGGAGTTTGAGGGAAAGATCAACCAATTCTCTCTTTCCTCCTGGGATTCTGCTCCTTGAGATTTGTGAATTTCAATAGAGAACATTGTAGCCAACTCTCAGTGGAATGGAGCCGGGGTAATCCAGTCATCCCTACTTGTTTTTTAAGACTTCAGCACAAAGCTGAAAACAAGTCACCTTCATACCTTTCCGGGAAGTTACTTTTCTGTGTAGAGTGCTATGAAACTCTCCTGGCCTGTGTGTATGCAGATATTCTTGTAtgttcacatacacacactctttTATATACAGATGTGTGGAGAAATCCATCTATTTAGGAAGCTACATAGATGAATTAGTGTCTTTCAAATCCTTGAGTGCTTTTGTTGAGTTTAATTATTTCTGCATTATAATATAGGCACAGGTACATCCATAATTATATTATCATAGGTAGGAATGCAGAAATGAAATAACCAGCCTATATTTTTCCCATTGTCCCCTTCATGCCAGGAATGGGCAACCTGTTGATGCCCTTGGAAAGCACTGATACACTAAAGCCATTGCAAATCCACATTTTTATCTGCTTTAGGCCTGGTAAGATACAGCTGTCCTTGTTGCGATATCAGCTGGTTCAGCCCACTTGTATTCCCTTTGCTCATGTATGGAGGTGATGCTACTGGTATTTTTAGAATTTTGAATTAGCCAAAGATAGCATTATATTCATGCATATTACTAGTAGCCATGTATGGCACAGTTGGTCTGTTTGCTCTTTGAAACGCTGCCAGGAATGGGGAGATTTGCTGCAAGACAGCTTGGTGAACCATATTGCCTATCCTGGCAGTAATTATTGATGGCACTTCAGCTTCCAGTCTTATTGGATTTCCCCCAGttgtccagtttggtgtagtggttaagagcgcgggactctaatctggagagccaggtttgattcccctctcctccacttgaagccagctgggtgaccttgggctagtcatggctctctggagctctctcagccccacccacctcacagggtgttttgttgtggggataataataatatactttgtaaactgctctgagtgggcattaagttgtcctgaagggcggtatataaatcgaatgttgttactaTCCAAGTTTCTTATTTTTCCAAATTAAAAGCACATGAATATTTGTGGATATTTCCTACTTAAGTATTTAATGAATGTTTTCGGTTCTCACATGTTTCAATTCCATTTTGTAATTATAAAGTTTGTAATTTTGTTTGTTCCAAAAATGTATTTGAATAATCTCTCAGTTGTTCACTGACAGTGAATTCATTCTTCTAGTCTTCCTTTTCCCCATTTGTACTGCTGTTCAGGTAGGTACAAATGGGGAACCATCAACTTTtctccaggggggggggctgtataccacgatttttattttgtattgctGCTCCTGCGGATTTTAAACAACAAATTTTGTACTGGTTATACAAAATGATGACTCTTACAGCTTTTGGCTCTCAGACTTTACTATTATTATGCTTTGATAGTTAACAATTATGTTGTCAGTTATGCCAGCCATTGCTTAAAGGTTCAGCAAGCCAGCACTTTCCATGCTTTAAAAGGTACAAATTACGTGGTAAAGCTGTACCCTGTATGATGCCAACAATAGGCTCTTGACTTCTTGTGTCTCATCAACTGCAAATTCTTAGCTATGTCAGAACATGTTTCAATGTGAAGTTAAACAAGATTGTGCCCCAAACTCCATTTTAAGGGATTAACTACTCTTatagtaaaatcctaaacagagttaatgggtttaggctggagtaactctgtttaggatttcactgttaagacTCACTCCTAAGAAAATGTTGCTACTGACCACAAAAGGAATTCAGGTATCATAACATTTCTGTGTCTCTATTAGGTGCACGAGTGGTGAAGCGACGTATGATTCTACTTTGTATTATGGCACTGGGCCCTtaataagcacaaggaaacatttaATCTGTGCCATTTTAAACCAGGGGAAGGTCATGCATACATAGTTAGTAGCAGTATATTCAAACAGCAATGCGATTTGGAAAGAAGCAGATAGTTGTGCGTATGTAAGATTTCTGAATAACTCTTCAGTATACATTTTGTTTTAGGGAATCCACTCCTATCTTCAATGTTGTTAGTCAGCAGTAGATCATAGTATAGCAGTATGCCAGATTGTGATTTACCAGCTAATCCGTAAATGTTCAAATATATGCCAGATTTCTAGGAACAGCAGTTCTTGTGTATGTCCCTAATCTTGTCCATTCTTTATGAAGTGTTTCACATATACCCTACATATACAGGGGACCAGATTAAGTACTATGAATTCCTTGGCTAGATTTATAATTAGTTACACAGTAGACATGCGTGCCAGCAGAAAACATGGTTGTTAACATGTATGGGATTCTTTCTGTTATCCATTTATATGCACAGTGTCATATTAGCAGAATGGAAGATCAGGGATTGGCCATATTCTGCACTCCCAGCAAATACCCCCGTTTTGTGTAGAACGCAAAATCATGATGGGGTATATCTGTGCTGCTGAGGCAGAACTGCTGAATGTGCTGGAAAAGTAGATTTCCTGGTCATTGCCACACATCAGAGTCTGCTAGGATAAATGAAGAGGATACTCTGAAAGTACCTGCTGAAATAAAAATCAATCATAGTTAAGAATGTTAGGTGTATCATTGGAAAAACCAATAGGAAAACAAAAACAGGTTTTGGAAAgtgtctccctcttctcccccagGCCTTATCATGACATGGTGCCAAATCTAGGAAATCCCAAAATTGTTCTGAGAGATTAACCATCCTGGTTTTCAGGGGTCACACCAGGCTTGCCAAAAGTACTTCTGTCAGGTCTAGCAAGAGGTACTACCTAATTCAGGTAATGTTTTAAGAAATCCCTGATCAATGAAGCACCTGTCTAGTGTGCTATGCTGTTTTTTGCATATTGTGAAAGGGTTAAGGGTGCAAGAGATCCCTCTCACACTTAGTGCTGTTTAGAGTTTACTCTTTCCAAGTTTGTCAGGTGGGGATGTTAAGACAAAAATTTGGATAAAAGTCATATCCCTGATACAGAGGTCAGTCGAGTTGAAATTCCAATCTGATTTTGATGAATGTCTTTAAACAGTATAATCTTAAATTTATCAGATTGTACTGACTAAAGCCACCCTTGATGATGGATTCAGTTAATAGAGCTCTGGATACTTTTTggtgggaaagggtttttttttactcgtTTAATGTCCACCCTTCTTGAGAGACTCAAGATTACAAAACTTAAAACACCAGTATAATTAAAATAGTATAGTATGTGCTATAAAGCTACCTAATATTTTTCACAGACATTAAAACAACTCTATTCCCTTTTATAAAATGCTTTTAAACAGCAGTTTAAAAGAGCAGTTACCCTCCAAAGTGTCTTCACGTTCATTAATGAAACAAACGGTTccctggaaagagaaagaaaagtggCACATACTCAAGATTTTTTTGGTAGCCACTTTGCTATGAAAAAATGGaattgtgaatgaatgaatggtttaTATGATAAGGCATGCACGTGGGGAGTCCTAGGTTTTATGGAGCTTCTGTGGGTACAGTGCCTTCAAGCTGCTCCTCAGTTAGCTGAGGTCTCAGTGTTCCAAGTGGAGTGTTCTTGGGGAAAGCTTTTAAGTTTGAACAAGTTGACATCAACTACAGTAACACGCATATTTAATATCTATGCATGTATGCAAGAGAGTTCACTCACCCTTTCCAGCTGTTTTAATTCTGGGAACTGGTATATTCTGGGAAGTACATATGACTGACCAGATCTGACCTCCATCTATAGTGAAGAATGGGAACCAAAGACTGCTAAAGACTGCATGATCAAAGCTGGAAATAAGGTCTGGGGATTTCTCAGTCCTGTTGTGGACAGTGTAACTTGCCACAATCCATAAAATCAGTTCACTGCCTTCAGAGCTACTGCCTTCAGTAGGACAAAGGACAAGGTGGAAAGACCCACTAACGATGCTACAGCATACCTCAACACCTGCCTCTCTCACTGAAATGAGAAGTATGGAAGTCAGGGAACATGGAGACAATGAAATCTGCAATTTACCAGCATTTATAGCGTAGGGTAAAGAAAGGGTAGTGGCCTTTGAAGAAATGGGAAAATGAGATTTAGCTGTGTAGATTGCAAAGAGGGGGCAAGAAGTCGGCTATTTTGGCATCTCATAATGGAAAGTAAGCTGTTTCATAGGGATGCAGGGCTTAGCAGGGAGGTGACGAACAGGATTTAAGggtctgggttgctgcttgaggggtttttttgggcAAACGGTGTGAAAAGGAAACATAGGTTGTTTTTCTGAAAAACTTGGTTCGGCCACCAAGTATCTTGACAAGTGGATGTCTGGTGATTAGAACCTGGAGGCCTTGCAATATTCTAATGTTCAGATTTCAGTTTAGATCTCCCAGTGCCACTTGTAATATACACTCATCTATCCACCACTGACCTTGCAATAAAATGGCACAGCATTTGGTAGTGTACTGGAAGACATATGGCATGAGGGGGATAAATTTGCTCCGATGAATCTTGGGCCTAGCCATGGTTTTTCttaagggggggggcggggagtggcATTTTCAGCTTGCAGTATTTCTTTGGATAAATCTCAGATCATCTTAAGTTTATGGAAGGTGTCCTAAAGTACTCATCCCAAAGCTGGGAAGCAAGTCAGCAACTGGTACTGGAATCCCAGTTTGCTACAGAATGCATGGTTTTCTTGACCTGTAGCTGCTAATATGTATGACAAAATTAAGCCTGGTGAGACGTGGACCTGTCAGTCCTATTCATATTTCTGTAATGAAGCATTCTTTGAAATTCACAATACCACTTCAAGTCCTATTCATACTGCTCTTAATTCTTTAAGCACAGCAAGTTGGCACAAATCAATCACTGCTTTTACTTGGCACACACTACTTCCATGCTGTCTGTCTTAACAAGCTTTTATTATTGTATCCATGAGACAACAGCAATTTCTAGGAAAGAGCCCAGGCTTTCTGCAGGCAGGTTGGGGTCAGAATGCTGTTTCCAGGTGCCAGCTGGTAGGCCTTCAGGAACTCCTCAGCAACTTCCCAGGGCCCTTTTCTTGTACAAAAGACTATTTGCATTATAGGAATGAAGAAATTGTTCATTTGGCAACCACATCAAAGCAGCAGGGGCTCCTCAGCTTGAGGTATCACCAGTTGTTCTTCTCAGAGTGAGTATTCATGCCACAAACTGCAAGGGAGGCATTCAGAACATGGTTATTCTGTGAGGAATCCAAATTTGGCATCTTAGTTGCCCTCTGTGCTTCTATGCCAAACAGCTGGACTGGACTAGGCTCCCTCCAGCGCCACAATGGCGGCACCCCAGCAGACACAATTTTACGGTCCACTTAAGCACATGATCTGTCTGGAGGCGTAGCATCCCACGGCTCTCAACTTTCAAGGCTAGTGAGCTCTTGGCCCACAGGAAGGAGGAGacaaggaaaacaacaacaaagaagagcaaaaaaaaaaaggaaagcaactAGAAAATAGAAGTTATTTATTCCCATCCACAATTTGATAAAGACTGTAGCATCAAAAATTTCCAGTGCTGACTCCACTCGTGCAGCCTGGCACTCTTTGGTGTATAATAGTGAGGAAATTAAGAAATCATAGATCTGACCAGTGCCTGGAAAGATCTTTGGAATCATTCCTGTTAGCTACTCTGAGCTCTTTAAAAGATAAGGACAATAATGCATGCAGTTGGATTCTAATATAAGCCTTAAAAGGGAAATTGCAAAGCCTCAGTGCTCAATTACATTCTAAATGGGGCTCTAGTGAATGCGCTGACAGGAAGTTCAGCATAGAGTCAAATGAGGAAGTGATATAGTTGAGGTGTGACAGTCTTCCAACGTGCATAATGATCTTGCCTGCATGAGCTTTTTAAGTGTCATGGAGCATGTACCTGGTggggtgtagtggtcagagtgtagGAATAGAATCTAGGAGAGCCTGGTCCAAATCCCCAATCTGCTATAGAAGCCCGCTGACCTTTAGCTAGTCACTCTCAgaactaacctacctcagagttgttgtgagaattaaatggagaagaggaaaatgctGTAAACTACTTTGGTTTCCACTGACTAGAAATGCAGGTTACCGATAACTAAATAATACTACGATCATAGCCACTGGAACTTTATACTGTGACTTTACTGGCACAAGTTCCACTGAAAGAAAAGAGGGGTGGGTGAGACTTCACTAAGGAGCCCTTTCATCTGTGAGAGTGAATTATGGATTATTCTTTCCATCTCTCCCATGTCTTTGCTTCACCTCCTTCAGCTAACCTTGAGTCTAACCTCCAGGGATGTACTCTTCTCCCTCACTAACGCAATGGTTTAAAAAAGCTGCCCAGCATTTAGCCAGGAAGGCCTGCTACCTATTTGCCATTGTAGCAAATACGGAGGGTCACGAGATACACTAACAATATCGGAAGTTTGAGACCACCTAACGAAATAAAGCTCTTTTAAACAGCTTCTATACAAATACTTCTCATGTAATTCAGCAGTAACAATtgccaataaatacaataataaatcatTTCCATTTCATTTACAAATGCACACAGTCTTCCTCTCTGGACCTGAATTACATGAGAAGTATTTGTATAGAAGCTGTTTAAAAGAGCTTTATTTCGTTAGGTGGTCTCAAACTTCCAATATTGTTACCTATTTGCCATTGGCAAGGACCTGCATTGACAAGCCAGTCTGCTTGTCCAAGCAGATCTCTGTACTGCAACAGAACCAAGTATAGTTTTAGatggtagctgtattggtctgcagtagaccagtggaaccttagagaccaacaagattttcaaggtatgagcttttgagtgaGGGCTCCCTTTTTTTTCTGAAGAAAGCAGCTCTGAAAAaatagttggtctctaaggttctactggactcatatcctgaaAAACAAAGTACAAATCCTTCCAGGGATTGAGGGGAGTTGGGAACACAGGTGTACAAACCTGTGCATAATGGAGGGATTCCCCTTGAACTTCAGCAGCAGCTCTCTCACAGCGACAGGGGGGTTCAGTCCCAGCAACTCGGCTCGCTCCCAGCGCTGCAAGCGGGTAATTCCTGTCAGCAAAAGAAAGCACGGGGGCATGTCAGCAGCAGTGCCTCCCCCACGCAgccttcttgcaagaccagcagcTGTGCAAGTGAAGGAAATTCCACTAAACGGTGCCACCTCCCCCTTTTCACATCTATTGCCTGGGAGCTCTTACCAGTGCAGGGCCCAAATTCCCAGCTGAGATCAAACTGCTTCAGCATCTCTACCTGGTCTGGCTGCACGGCATCTAGCAGGAGAGCTTCTGCCTGGACTGTCCCTGTATCGGGTGAAAAAGGAATGGACCAGTAAGGCCTCTGCCTGGTTCCCCTTTACTCCTGAAAAGGAGATAACAGCATCCCTTATCCACTCCCACTAGTGTTTTCCGGACCTGCTTTCTGCAACTCAACCACAGTCTTGTTTTTCAATATCCCTCTCCTACGACTTTGATCCCATATACTGAAAATTCTCATGTTGTTTGCTATATAAATGCTGCAGGCCATTACTGGTTAAAATAGTGCAGGTCATAACTAGACTAAGGCCATGGGAATTTTTAACATAGAAGAATAATGTTACACTCCTCTTCATAATGAACGCAGAAGAGAGATTCGAGTTCCCCTGCCTCCTGGAATTTTATTGCTGTAACTTTATATTATGCAAGAATTCTCTCATTCATTTCCACAATTATTCTATCAGGCGAGACATTAATATTTACATTttataaaatgaggaagagagaggGGTGGTTTGTGCACAGTCACCACCATGGCTCAAATTTTCTAGGATGTTAGTATGGAAAATGTGGTACTGCCCATCACCTTTTCTCATCTATTTGCTTTGCATGGAACCCCCTCAGCAATTAAAACCCACCTGCCACATTATTACTGCACGGGTTACATGTTCAGTATCTTGCTGCTCTGCAATTCTCTCCATAGCACCAGAAAGCTGGGCCAGTGGGCTGAACAGAACTGGGGAATGTAGGAAGTGGCAGTGACTGTCTCCTGTAAAAGGAGTACAGCCATGTAACCACTATCAAAAGGAATAGCTACATTCGTGGAATACCTCACAGTTCAACCATCCCCAAAACCAACACATTTTGCCTCCCTTGTTGATTAGAGGTAATCTATTTCTCACGGGTCCTCCTGCACTAAGTACAGATCTAAAAAGCAGCAGAAGACCGAAGTAGACTGCTGCCAGACGCTTGCAGGTCATGTGCATAAACCTGTCCCATGGGCAGTAGCTCCCAAGGCCTGAAGTCTTGAATTTCTTAGAAGGGATGCCACTCTTATGGAAACTGGCCTATTCCCTACCCTGACAACCTGGACTTTTAAAACTGATTACTGATCACAGACACACAAGTGGCCATTACCAGCAACAGGCATTTGCAGCACTCCGTAAGGACACTTCTCATCCCACCCTGTCAATACTCACCACAGGGAGAGCTCTGAGCCTTTTTTACTTCCTTActattcctcctcctcttcttcaccACTTGGAAAGAGTCTGTGATGAGATGCTTCCTGCCCATAGCTCCATGAACATCGGCTAGCAGCAGGTGCTTGGGGGTGGCTGTGAAAAAGCAGAGCTGGTCTAAGCGTGTGGCTTTAGGTCCTGTTCCACCTTATTCCCAAATGATTACCATAATTGCTTAATTTCTGAAAAGAAAGCAGGCTGAACACAAATCTACCTGCAAGTGACTCCTAATCCCAAACATCTGAGAAAGCCTAGGGTTATTAAGTAGTGAGAGAGAAATGTACTCTACACATGCTCAGCAGTCTCCTTTTAAAATCACTTTGCTCAGTACTGGCACTGACAGGTTCTGAGGCTGTGATAAAGGCAGAATGTGGCACCTCCGTACCTTTCCTGCTTCTTCCAAGCTTCAAGGACAGAAACCAGATTCCAAAGACTCTAGACATTAGCTGACCCTGGCAGTGCTCCTAGAAAACCCCTAAATACCCGTCCCTTCTctcagtcctccctcaaagactaTCGCAGCTGGGCCCCACGCTGCCAACCCTTCCACCCCCCGACTTAGCTCATTCTTTTGCGGGATCCACAAAGCTCTGTCAATCAATCACCGCGAAACTCCTCCTGAGGCCTCGGTCTCAATGCCAGACAAATGGCACCACTAAAGAAGAAAGATATTCCTGCTTCGGAGGCCGTCGTGGCTCTCTCAAGCAGGAGCCGAAGAAAGGGGCGATCAGAGCTGCTCCGCGGACGGGACGCAGCCGTGTCAGTACCTGGAGTGGCGCTGAGCGCTGGCAAGTCCCGAATGTGTCGCCAAGAGGAACACGATTGAAGGCTGCCTAGCGATGCCACCCAAAAGGGTGCAGCGCTACCTGGCCTGTGGGGACCGttgtggtggttgttgttgtttgtatCGACCAATGGTGGAGCTGCTTTCGCTTTGCGTTAAAGGCGCAGGGAGAGAAAAGAGGCAGGCGAACGGCGACTAGCCCTGGCGTAGAAGAGACGCCGCTCGTAGGATTTCTGGACTTCTTGCGTCTGCTGGCGTCGACCCAGTGTTTCCATATGTCTTTATAACGTGGGGAAGCAGGGATGCTGTCTGCAAGAGATTCTGCTTTAATAAAACGTTTTTTGTTGTGGAAATTAACACTTTCTCGGTCGGCTCCAGccgaggaagggggggggggcacaggctCCGAAACAGCCCGTGTTCGGCAGCAGCTGAAACTAGTAGAATAGTCCAGTCGTGTTCAGTTGTAAAGCAGACTTACGCTGGTTTCCTTTGCGTTTCAATGAGTTATCATTTTGTTATTATTTGTGGGAGATTGTACAACGTGAGTACTCATTCAGCAAGGCAAATGTGTGATTATGAGATCAAAGTGCATCTACTGTGTACATGCATCTGTTCTAGGGAGCAAGTCTCCACAG from Eublepharis macularius isolate TG4126 chromosome 2, MPM_Emac_v1.0, whole genome shotgun sequence harbors:
- the POLD4 gene encoding DNA polymerase delta subunit 4 — translated: MGRKHLITDSFQVVKKRRRNSKEVKKAQSSPCGTVQAEALLLDAVQPDQVEMLKQFDLSWEFGPCTGITRLQRWERAELLGLNPPVAVRELLLKFKGNPSIMHSLWHEYSL